From Chiroxiphia lanceolata isolate bChiLan1 chromosome 11, bChiLan1.pri, whole genome shotgun sequence, the proteins below share one genomic window:
- the NOL8 gene encoding LOW QUALITY PROTEIN: nucleolar protein 8 (The sequence of the model RefSeq protein was modified relative to this genomic sequence to represent the inferred CDS: inserted 9 bases in 8 codons; deleted 2 bases in 2 codons; substituted 2 bases at 2 genomic stop codons) — protein MSILNKTKWKGGTLQIELAKESFLHRLATEREEAKLQKEKPQRNNQSCLLESLKKTGVVDFHMKAVPGTEVPEHKKWVVGKFGRVPVLHLRNQQKTNIVKYDPSKYCHNLRKLEPDLAQAAPVSELTWHLEGRDASATRKRPAEFPGMKKPRKKLRQLGSEALNGAAVLSSGGQAHPNHPSSAQLGQRAKPRASDKSELAPSRSLESKTPGRGLLSHQSNVNGVAAQSGSDSEVDSEEEIRAMVKKEKEKQQARNVESESDPLEVVGDDFELKYSSHWSLCNPDAMKKPIKGSYKETMEHDNGYDSADTDEIIAESKTPDPNSSKTTSLEDSXQVEVKNKETLTNKKAXLANDSSLKTRNVKEEHIERKGKTKKSKIAASQSSAETSDSESSYSESEQGESETSSDYESMMQNCYRLDLXLDDLKALAAKSTGTPAEESDGAQSSGLSSAEENPKGNVNKPKLSNFHPAVKKXSICPEDVLADILAGEEKEESSKGQNNSRLKYRPFRGMGSLGVKEATKDSTXVKKGSVGSLGLEACVSHSGQESSKRQPKKPSIVFTXSRSKETQNVPCEQHEALSGAASLAEQRHQPVPRPRLQLKNKMEFSTSPEFRAWSCLCSPAQSDSGSSDRDSHAAGAHKHVKRQQKXPKPLSKKLKRNASNKNAECEANACENGKGKPSGRXGACLHAAASKEPTTDXQVQDNQRRLAALEERHRERELQKKLIQGALSNLDNQAAGKHKHIIFDSDVENEAEVGETLKKDGSLGNMHGEDKSAPKASGKLFDSSEDEQDDTDDERFKIKPQFEGKAGEKLLKLQSRFGTDERFRMDARFLESDSEEEAETKSLKADEEEELAAEKKKNLQILGSLLNINLEQPKPNKTATSAKKFKDINALRYDPTREDHAVFERKPSAAEKESKVKAKKKKEESEKPPQVSEKIYYDIAADLKDLFGSSKTNQKKEEIPWDKDDAEDSASPEHLGPTSGNDAAQXSEWLQVSFFGDTEKSGVKEEPYILETIKPVKVTWQEDPRFQDSSSEGDDEPEASEVEKDQEMFISLPHRESTRFFFFSKDDERLREGPKLFCRSVDLSEEKDGWEDRRRLLLEECRKKHKDAKRKVKAKQ, from the exons ATGTCaattctaaataaaacaaaatggaaagggGGCACACTGCAAATTGAGTTGGCCAAAGAAAGCTTTTTGCACAG GCTTGCCACGGAGAGGGAGGaagcaaagctgcagaaagaaaagccacAGAGAAATAACCAAAGCTGTCTGTTGGAATCACTGAAAAAGACTGGAGTTGTGGACTTCCACATGAAAGCAGTACCAGGTACAGAGGTGCCAGAGCACAAG aagTGGGTTGTTGGTAAATTCGGCAGAGTGCCTGTCCTGCACCTGAGGaatcagcaaaaa ACCAACATTGTGAAATATGACCCCTCCAAGTATTGCCATAACCTGAGGAAGCTGGAGCCAGacctggcacaggcagctcctgtgTCTGAGCTCACCTGGCACTTGGAAGGGAGAGATGCCAGTGCCACCAGGAAGCGACCAGCAGAGTTCCCTGGGATGAAGAAACCCCGGAAAAAACTGAGGCAACTGGGCAGTGAGGCCCTGAACGGAGCAGCAGTTCTGTCCTCTGGGGGCCAGGCCCATCCAAACcaccccagctcagcacagctcgGTCAAAGAGCAAAACCCAGAGCCAGTGACAAGTCTGAATTGGCTCCATCAAGGAGCCTCGAGAGTAAAACACCAGGGAGAGGTTTATTGTCACATCAAAGCAATGTTAATGGAGTGGCAGCTCAGAGTGGTTCTGACAGTGAGGTTGATTCTGAAGAGGAGATCAGAGCAATggtgaagaaagagaaagaaaaacagcaagcGAGGAATGTTGAGAGTGAAAGTGACCCCCTGGAAGTTGTTGGGGAtgattttgaattaaaatacagtagTCACTGGTCCTTATGCAATCCAGATGCCATGAAGAAACCTATCAAAGGAAGTTACAAAGAGACCATGGAACATGATAATGGTTATGATTCGGCAGATACGGACGAAATTATTGCTGAAAGTAAAACTCCAGatccaaacagcagcaaaactacAAGTTTAGAAGATT AACAGGTGGaggtgaaaaataaagaaacattaaCTAACAAAAAAG GTTTGGCAAATGACTCCTCGCTGAAAACTCGAAATGTGAAAGAAGAACACAttgaaagaaaggggaaaactaaaaaatccaaaattgCTGCCTCACAGAGTTCAGCAGAGACAAGTGACAGTGAGAGCTCTTACTCAGAGTCTGAGCAAGGGGAGTCTGAAACCAGTTCTGATTACGAGTCCATGATGCAAAACTGTTACCGCTTAGACC TCTTAGATGACCTAAAAGCATTGGCTGCCAAAAGCACTGGGACACCTGCAGAGGAATCAGATGGTGCACAGAGTTCTGGTCTGTCCAGTGCTGAAGAAAATCCTAAGGGTAATGTAAATAAACCTAAGCTTTCTAATTTTCACcctgcagttaaaa atagcatCTGTCCTGAAGATGTGCTGGCTGATATTTTagcaggggaggagaaggaggaaagctCCAAGGGACAAAACAATTCACGTTTGAAGTATCGGCCCTTCAGGGGAATGGGGTCCCTTGGTGTAAAAGAGGCAACCAAGGACAGCA GGGTTAAGAAGGGGTCTGTAGGAAGTTTAGGACTGGAAGCTTGTGTGTCTCATTCTGGGCAGGAGTCATCTAAAAGACAGCCCAAGAAACCTTCCATTGTGTTCACTTGAAGTCGCAGTAAAGAGACACAAAATGTGCCTTGTGAGCAGCACGAGGCGCTGTCAGGTGCTGCCTCCTTGGCAGAGCAGAGACATCAGCCTGTTCCCAGGCCACGTTTACAACTGAAGAACAAGATGGAATTCTCTACAAGCCCAGAGTTCCGAGCatggagctgcctgtgcagccCTGCTCAGAGTGACAGCGGGAGCAGTGACAGGGACAGTCACGCTGCAGGGGCCCACAAACACGTGAAACGGCAACAGA AGCCAAAACCGCTTTCCAAAAAACTGAAGAGGAATGCaagcaataaaaatgcagaatgtgAAGCTAATGCATGTGAGAATGGGAAAGGCAAGCCTTCTGGAAGATAAGGAGCTTGTCTTCATGCTGCTGCCTCAAAGGAACCTACAACAG AACAGGTGCAGGACAACCAGAGGAGGCTGGCGGCTCTGGAGGagaggcacagggagagagaaCTGCAGAAGAAACTCATTCAAGGAGCTCTTTCAAATCTG GACAACCAGGCAGCAGGGAAACACAAACACATCATATTCGATTCAGATGTGGAAAATGAGGCTGAAGTGGGTGAGACGTTGAAAAAAGATGGAAGTTTGGGAAATATGCATGGAGAA GATAAATCTGCTCCCAAAGCTTCAGGCAAACTGTTTGACAGCAGTGAGGACGAGCAGGACGATACGGACGACGAGCGATTCAAAATTAAGCCCCAGTTTGAAGGCAAGGCTGGGGAAAAA CTCCTGAAGCTGCAATCCCGGTTTGGCACCGACGAAAGATTCCGCATGGACGCTCGATTCCTGGAGAGTGACAGTGAGGAGGAAG CAGAGACAAAGAGCTTGAAGgcagatgaggaagaggagcttgctgcagagaaaaagaaaaatctgcaaataCTGGGAAGCCTCTTGAACATCAACCTGGAACAGCCTAAGCCAAATAAAACAGCCACAAGTGCCAAGAAATTCAA AGATATTAATGCC CTTCGTTATGATCCCACAAGAGAGGACCATGCAGTTTTTGAAAGGAAGCCaagtgctgcagaaaaggagag TAAAGTTAAAgcaaagaagaagaaggaggagagtGAGAAACCGCCTCAGGTGTCTGAGAAAATCTATTATGATATTGCTGCTGATTTAAAAGACTTGTTTGGGTCCTCGAagacaaatcag aaaaaggaggaaataccCTGGGACAAGGATGATGCAGAGGACTCTGCCTCACCTGAGCATTTGGGACCTACATCTGGGAATGATGCAGCTCA GAGCGAGTGGCTTCAAGTTTCCTTCTTTGGAGACACAGAGAAGTCAGGTGTAAAAGAAG AGCCCTACATACTCGAAACAATAAAACCTGTAAAAGTCACATGGCAAGAAGATCCACGTTTCCAAGACAGCAGTTCTGAGGGTGATGATGAGCCAGAGGCATCAGAAGTTGAAAAGGACCAAGAAAT GTTTATTTCTTTACCACACAGAGAAAGtacaagatttttcttcttctccaaaGATGATGAACGACTGAGAG AGGGCCCTAAGTTATTTTGTAGATCAGTAGatctcagtgaagaaaaagatgGCTGGGAAGACAGACGTAGATTATTGCTTGAG gaatGCCGGAAGAAGCACAaggatgcaaaaagaaaagtgaaagcaaaacaataa